From Haloplasma contractile SSD-17B:
GGTGTCACTCGTTCAACACAAAATATGCCATAAAACTTTCCATGTTGTTTACACAACCTAAATGTCTTGACTAAATCTGTTTGTTTTAGGCGTAGCTTCTCTTTTAATAAACCAGTTACACGAAATATTCCTACTACTCAAGTATTTACTTATTAAAATCTATTCATTTATATATAAGTTTAGGTAGATTTAGATAGGTTTATTGTAACTGTTATTTATTCAAACTGTTAATCAAATATGATTAATTAGTAATCAGTGGTTGTAAGTTATATTATAGCACATTAAGCTTAGTCTTAATATTAATATATTAAATTTTAAGAGTATAGTGATTTGTATACATTGTCTTATGTAATTTAATTAATAAGATTTCAATATTAATTATAATTAAATTGAGGCCTTGTTTTAAATTATTTGCATAAATTGACAAATACTATCATTATTTTTATTGCAGCACGATGAATTGTAAAATATTAAAAGTATATAATAAAAAAAGGGAAAAGATTTGCATAAAAATTCTAGAGGAGGTTGCAAAATGGCAAAAAAATTCCAATCAATGGATGGTGCACAGGCGTGTGCTTATTGTTCATACGCTTTTACAGAAGTTGCAGGAATCTATCCGATTACTCCTTCAAGTCCGATTGCTGAATATGTTGACTTATGGTCATCACAAGGAAAGAAAAATCTCTTTGGTGCACCAGTTAAAGTCGTTGAGATGCAATCAGAAGCAGGTGCTGCAGGTGTTGTTCATGGATCATTACAAACAGGTGCACTTACGACAACGTTTACAGCATCACAAGGATTATTATTAAAAATACCTAATATGTATCGTATTGCTGGTGGCTTATTACCCGGTGTTATTCATGTTGCTGCAAGATCAATAGCCGCACAAGCGTTATCAATCTTTGGTGACCATCAAGATGTTATGGCAGCAAGACAAACTGGATTTGCAATGCTTTCAACAGGATCTGTTCAAGAAGTTATGGATTTAGCAGGTGTCGCACACTTAGCTTCAATTGAAAGTCGAATACCGTTCATGCATTTCTTTGATGGATTCAGAACCTCACATGAAATTCAAAAAGTAGAAATGATGGATTATGAGGTGTATGACCGTCTTTTGGATCGACAAGCTGTTAAACGTTTCCGTGATAATGCATTAAATCCAAATCATCCTGTGACAAGAGGATCTGCACAAAATGACGATGTATATTTTCAGACAAGAGAAGTTCAGAATAAATTCTATGATGAAGTTCCGGATATCGTAAATAAATACATGCAAGAAGTCTCAAAAGAAACAGGACGAAACTATGCTCCTTTTGTCTACTATGGTCCAAGTGATGCAACAGATATCATTATTGCCATGGGATCAGTAACAGAAACAATTGAAGAAACGATTGATTATCTGAATAATCAAGGAAAAAAAGTCGGACTTATTACTGTTCATTTATACAGGCCGTTTAGTAAAAAGTATTTCTTTAATAGTCTACCAGATTCCGTACAGCGTATTGCAGTACTCGATCGAACTAAAGAGCCTGGTGCAACTGGTGAACCATTATACTTAGAGATAAGATCAGTTTTTTATGGAAGAGAAAATGCGCCACAGATTATAGGTGGACGTTATGGATTATCATCTAAGGATACGACACCCGCACAAATTATAGCAGTTTATGAAAATTTAGCAGGGGAGGCTAGAAATCACTTTACAATTGGTATTAAAGATGATGTAACGAACTTATCGCTTGACATTCCAGAAAATATAAATGTTTTATCAGATGATGTCACAGAAGCACTGTTCTTTGGACTAGGGTCTGATGGTACTGTAGGTGCTAATAAAAATACAATTAAGATTATTGGTGAAAATACTGATTATTATGGTCAGGCATATTTTGCATATGATTCAAAAAAATCAGGTGGGGTAACACGTTCTCATTTGCGTTTTGCTAAAAATCCAATCCGCTCAACCTACTTATGTTCTAATCCAACATTTGTATCCTGTTCAACAGATTCTTACTTACATAAATACGACATGGTAAGTGGAATTAGACAAGGTGGTACATTCTTACTAAATACTGTCCATTCTAAAGATGAAATTATAGACATGCTACCTACACATGTTAAACGTATGTTGGCTGAAAAAAATATAAACTTTTATATCATTGATGCAGTGACAATGGCGAATGGAATAGGACTAGGTAGAAGAATCAACACAATTATGCAATCTGCATTCTTCAAGTTAAATGAACAAATATTACCTTATGAAGAAGCAAAAGACTTAATGAAAACATATGCTAAAAAGTTATATAGCCGTAAAGGTGAAGCAATTGTCGAAATGAACTACCAAGCAATCGATGCAGGTGGTGACAAGTTAGTTAAGGTGGATATTTTAGCTGACTGGAAAACTCTAGAGTCACCTCAAGTAGCCGAAACTGCAAATAATGAAAAACCAGAGATACCAAACTTCGTTGAAAATATTGCGAATCCTATTAATGCCATCAAGGGATATGATCTTCCTGTATCAGTGTTTGAGGGTTATGAAGATGGAACGATGATTAATGGATCGACAGCATTTGAAAAGCGGGGGATTGCAAACTTTGTTCCAAAATGGGTTGAAGAGAATTGTATTCAGTGTAACCAGTGTGCGTATGTTTGTCCACATGCCGTAATAAGAGCATTCTTATTAACAGATGATGAATTAAAGAACGCACCTGATGATACAGTTACTTTAAAACCCTTTGGTAAAGGTCTAGATGGATTATACTATCGGATCCAGGTCTCAACTCTCGATTGTACGGGTTGTGAACTATGTGTAAATGTATGTCCTGGTAAGCGTGGGGTGAAGGCATTAGAGATGTCACCAATTGGTGAAGAAATCGATAAGGGTGAAATAACACGTTCAGATTACATATTTAATAATGTAACGTATAAAGACAATCTAATAAGTAAGAACACAGTCAAAGGATCACAGTTTGCACAACCTTTATTCGAGTTCCACGGTGCATGTGCGGGATGTGGCGAGACACCATATATTACACTCGCAACTCAATTATTTGGAGACAGTATGATGATTGCAAATGCAACAGGCTGTTCTTCTATTTATGGTGGATCGTATCCTGCTACACCTTATACGATAAATTCACAAGGAAATGGACCAGCTTGGGCTAACTCACTATTTGAAGATAATGCCGAATTTGGTTTTGGGATGAGAATTGCATCAGAAACAATAAGAAATCGAATTGAGTTAGCAATGGAAGAAACAATGGATCAGGTAGAACCTGAGTTACAAGATTTATTTAAAGTATGGATTGAAAAACGCGATAGTATGGCAGAAACTAAGGCATTAAAACCGAAATTAATTAAAGCTTTAGAAAATACATCAGTTGAGTCTGCAAAATCAATCTTAGAAATAAAAGACTATATTGTTCGTCAATCAAACTGGATTATTGGTGGAGACGGATGGGCTTATGATATTGGATACGGAGGACTAGACCATGTCATTGCAAATCAGGAGGATGTAAATATACTAGTACTCGATACTGAAGTATATTCGAATACTGGTGGACAATCATCAAAATCTTCACAGACTGGTTCAATCGCAAAGTTTACAGCAGCCGGTAAACCAGGTAAGAAGAAGGACTTAGCAGCTATGGCTATGACTTATGGACATGTGTATGTTGCATCTGTTTCACTTGGTGCTAACATGAACCAAGTAATTAAAGCATTCACTGAGGCAGAGGCTCATGATGGTCCTTCAATCATTATTGCCTATTCTACTTGTATAGCACATGGAATTAAAGGAGGACTTGGAAATACAGCAAGTCAGACAAAGTTAGCAGTTGAATGTGGTTACTGGCCAATCTTTAGATTTAATCCTAAACTTGCTGATGTTGGTAAAAATCCACTTCAAATTGATTGTAAGGAACCAAATTGGGATAAGTATCATGATTTCTTAATGAGTGAAGCAAGGTACGCTCAGCTCTCTAAAATAAATGGAGACGACGCTAAACTATTACTTGAGGCAAACAAAGAAGAGGCAAAGAGACGTTGGATGATGTATAAACGTTATTCATCTATGGATTATTCATTTGAAATACAAGACGAACAAACGGAAACAGTATAAAACTACTTAGGACTAAGCAATGGTTGCTTGGTCCTTTTTTCATGCCATAAATAATTCTAAAGAACCTTTACCAATATATTCTAAAAGTGCATCACATGACAAGAACTAGAAAAAAGGATAGAATAGCATTTGATATTTCTGTATATTACCTATGAACGATCATTAAAAGTTCCAAATATAGAAAATTAATGAAAAATGTTAAATAATTGGAAGTTGTGATTCTATTATCATTGAATATGAAAGGTAAAAGGTGTATAATTATCATTGGTAATATTTAAGTGTAAAATATTAGAGGAGGTATTTTTAAATGGCAAAGAAATTCCAATCAATGGATGGAAACCAGGCTGCTGCATATTGCTCATATGCATTTACTGAAGTAGCGGGAATTTATCCAATTACTCCGTCATCTCCGATGGCAGAATATGTTGACCTTTGGTCTTCTCAGGGTAAGAAGAACTTATTTGGGGCACCTGTAAGGGTAGTCGAAATGCAATCAGAAGCGGGAGCAGCAGGATCTGTTCACGGTTCATTACAAGCAGGTGCATTAACAACGACATTTACAGCATCACAAGGATTACTATTAAAGGTTCCTAATATGTATAAAATAGCAGGTGAATTACTACCAGGTGTTATTCACGTTGCTGCACGTTCAATCGCGGCGCAGGCTTTATCAATCTATGGTGACCACCAAGATGTAATGGCTGCACGTCAAACTGGTTTTGCAATGATGTCTACTGGTTCTGTTCAAGAAGTAATGGACTTAGCTGGTGTGGCTCATTTAGCAGCAGTTGAAAGTAGAATACCTTTCTTACACTTCTTTGATGGGTTCCGTACGTCTCACGAAATCCAGAAAGTTGAAGTAATGGATTATGAGGTGTTCGATCAATTACTAGATAAGGAAGCAGTTAAAAGTTTCAGAGATAACGCTATGAATCCGAATCAACCTGTTACACGTGGTTCAGCACAAAATGATGATGTGTACTTCCAAACACGTGAAGTTCAAAATAAATTCTATGATGCAATACCTGATATTGCAGCAAAATATATGAAACAAATATCTGAGGTTACAGGACGTAATTACGCTCCATTTGTTTATTATGGTGCAGAAGATGCAACTGATCTTGTTGTTGCAATGGGATCTGTAACAGAAACTATTGAAGAGACAATTGACTATCT
This genomic window contains:
- the nifJ gene encoding pyruvate:ferredoxin (flavodoxin) oxidoreductase, translating into MAKKFQSMDGAQACAYCSYAFTEVAGIYPITPSSPIAEYVDLWSSQGKKNLFGAPVKVVEMQSEAGAAGVVHGSLQTGALTTTFTASQGLLLKIPNMYRIAGGLLPGVIHVAARSIAAQALSIFGDHQDVMAARQTGFAMLSTGSVQEVMDLAGVAHLASIESRIPFMHFFDGFRTSHEIQKVEMMDYEVYDRLLDRQAVKRFRDNALNPNHPVTRGSAQNDDVYFQTREVQNKFYDEVPDIVNKYMQEVSKETGRNYAPFVYYGPSDATDIIIAMGSVTETIEETIDYLNNQGKKVGLITVHLYRPFSKKYFFNSLPDSVQRIAVLDRTKEPGATGEPLYLEIRSVFYGRENAPQIIGGRYGLSSKDTTPAQIIAVYENLAGEARNHFTIGIKDDVTNLSLDIPENINVLSDDVTEALFFGLGSDGTVGANKNTIKIIGENTDYYGQAYFAYDSKKSGGVTRSHLRFAKNPIRSTYLCSNPTFVSCSTDSYLHKYDMVSGIRQGGTFLLNTVHSKDEIIDMLPTHVKRMLAEKNINFYIIDAVTMANGIGLGRRINTIMQSAFFKLNEQILPYEEAKDLMKTYAKKLYSRKGEAIVEMNYQAIDAGGDKLVKVDILADWKTLESPQVAETANNEKPEIPNFVENIANPINAIKGYDLPVSVFEGYEDGTMINGSTAFEKRGIANFVPKWVEENCIQCNQCAYVCPHAVIRAFLLTDDELKNAPDDTVTLKPFGKGLDGLYYRIQVSTLDCTGCELCVNVCPGKRGVKALEMSPIGEEIDKGEITRSDYIFNNVTYKDNLISKNTVKGSQFAQPLFEFHGACAGCGETPYITLATQLFGDSMMIANATGCSSIYGGSYPATPYTINSQGNGPAWANSLFEDNAEFGFGMRIASETIRNRIELAMEETMDQVEPELQDLFKVWIEKRDSMAETKALKPKLIKALENTSVESAKSILEIKDYIVRQSNWIIGGDGWAYDIGYGGLDHVIANQEDVNILVLDTEVYSNTGGQSSKSSQTGSIAKFTAAGKPGKKKDLAAMAMTYGHVYVASVSLGANMNQVIKAFTEAEAHDGPSIIIAYSTCIAHGIKGGLGNTASQTKLAVECGYWPIFRFNPKLADVGKNPLQIDCKEPNWDKYHDFLMSEARYAQLSKINGDDAKLLLEANKEEAKRRWMMYKRYSSMDYSFEIQDEQTETV